A single Calypte anna isolate BGI_N300 chromosome 5A, bCalAnn1_v1.p, whole genome shotgun sequence DNA region contains:
- the SIX4 gene encoding homeobox protein SIX4 yields the protein MSSASPTDEITGAVEIKQENVMEILSEASKVPPDGTAAGALNPAPPPPPAAAPFPMEHAGTAAAGEEGTADQVLLHTELLARNHHAASSPSSSSSSSSSSSSSQTPLAFSPDHVACVCEALQQGGNLDRLARFLWSLPPSDLLRGNESLMKARALVAFHQGIYAELYSILESHNFDSSNHPLLQELWYKARYTEAERARGRPLGAVDKYRLRRKYPLPRTIWDGEETVYCFKEKSRNALKELYKQNRYPSPVAKRNLAKITGLSLTQVSNWFKNRRQRDRNPSETQSKSESDGNPSTEDESSKGQEDLSPHPLPTSSDGVTSLNLPGQMEPVYMQQLGNTKIALSSSGVLLNGNLVPASTSPVFLNGSSFLQGPNGVILNGLSVGASQTVTLNSPKTTSSVVSNGVSITDILSSSSEDVKDFKLLQASVPNATAATFSPSNIPVSFPGLIPSSEVKRESVQTAASQDGGSVVTFTAPVQINQYGIVQIPNSGTNGQLLNGSIGFSSLQLPPVSVAASQGNVSVNPSTSDGGTFTTESSTVQQGKVFFSPLAPSAVVYTVPNSGQAVGSVKQEGLERSLVFSQLMPVSQNTQLNVNMSSENLSSGGLQSLASSLVNVTPSHNFSLTPPTLLNAAELNSGISESQSMSSPVTGTSTVISISNANYATLQNCSLITSQDLLSISTAQPVLGEIVSTSGDRVSHPSAQVHQDFVREHRLVLQAVPDVKENFLPDSENKATGNLMMLDSKSKYVMSNMVDTVCEELETDKKELAKLQTVQMDEDMQDL from the exons ATGTCTTCTGCCTCCCCCACGGACGAGATCACGGGCGCAGTGGAGATCAAGCAGGAAAATGTGATGGAAATCCTCTCTGAAGCCAGCAAGGTGCCCCCCGACGGGACTGCGGCGGGAGCCCTGAACCCCGCGCCGCCGCCCCCTCCCGCCGCGGCCCCGTTCCCCATGGAGCATGCAGGCACCGCCGCCGCCGGGGAGGAGGGAACGGCGGACCAGGTACTGCTCCACACGGAACTCCTGGCTAGGAATCACCatgctgcctcctctccctcctcctcctcttcttcttcttcttcctcctcctcctcacagacCCCTCTGGCTTTTTCCCCGGACCACGTCGCCTGTGTATGCGAGGCGCTGCAGCAAGGTGGGAACCTGGACCGCCTGGCCAGGTTCCTATGGTCTTTGCCCCCGAGCGATCTGCTACGTGGCAACGAGAGCCTGATGAAAGCCCGGGCGCTGGTGGCTTTCCACCAGGGCATCTACGCCGAGCTCTATAGCATCCTGGAGAGCCACAACTTCGACTCCTCCAACCACCCGCTCCTGCAGGAGCTCTGGTACAAAGCTCGCTACACCGAGGCGGAGCGAGCCCGGGGCAGACCCCTGGGGGCGGTGGACAAGTACAGGCTGCGGAGGAAATACCCTCTGCCCAGGACGATCTGGGACGGCGAGGAGACGGTTTACTGCTTCAAGGAGAAGTCCCGCAACGCGCTGAAGGAGCTCTACAAGCAGAACCGATACCCCTCGCCGGTGGCGAAGCGCAACTTGGCCAAGATCACCGGACTCTCCCTCACCCAGGTCAGCAACTGGTTCAAGAACCGCAGGCAGCGGGACCGCAACCCTTCCGAGACCCAGTCCAAAAG CGAGTCAGACGGCAACCCTAGCACAGAAGATGAATCCAGTAAGGGGCAGGAGGATTTATCTCCCCATCCACTCCCCACCTCATCTGATGGCGTTACCAGCCTCAACCTTCCCGGCCAGATGGAGCCCGTCTACATGCAGCAGCTTGGAAACACTAAAATAGCCTTGAGCTCATCTGGTGTCTTGTTGAATGGAAACCTCGTGCCTGCCAGTACCTCTCCTGTCTTTCTCAATGGTAGCTCTTTTCTTCAGGGACCCAACGGTGTCATTCTCAATGGACTCAGCGTGGGGGCTTCGCAGACAGTTACCTTAAACTCGCCCAAAACCACGTCGAGTGTTGTAAGCAACGGGGTGTCCATTACTGACATACTGTCATCTTCATCAGAAGATGTTAAGGACTTCAAACTCCTTCAGGCTTCAGTCCCCAATGCCACAGCAGCCACCTTCAGCCCCAGCAACATCCCGGTCTCCTTCCCGGGATTAATACCGAGCTCAGAAGTGAAAAGGGAAAGCGTACAAACTGCTGCTTCCCAAGATGGAGGCTCTGTAGTTACTTTTACTGCTCCTGTCCAAATAAACCAGTATGGCATTGTCCAGATACCAAATTCAGGAACAAATGGCCAGCTGCTGAATGGAAGCATcggtttttcttctctgcagctgcctcctgttTCTGTGGCAGCCTCACAAG GTAATGTTTCAGTCAATCCCAGTACATCTGACGGAGGAACATTTACAACTGAATCTTCAACAGTGCAGCAAGGAAAGGTTTTCTTCAGCCCTCTTGCTCCAAGTGCAGTTGTTTATACAGTTCCCAATTCAGGCCAGGCAGTAGGCTCTGTCAAGCAGGAAGGACTGGAAAGAAGCCTTGTGTTTTCTCAGTTGATGCCAGTCAGTCAGAACACGCAACTAAACGTAAACATGTCTTCTGAAAATCTATCCAGTGGAGGACTCCAGTCCCTGGCCTCCTCATTAGTGAATGTAACACCCTCGCATAATTTTTCCCTCACACCACCAACTCTTCTAAATGCTGCAGAACTGAACTCTGGTATCTCAGAGAGCCAGTCCATGTCATCACCCGTGACCGGTACCTCTACCGTGATATCAATCAGCAACGCTAACTATGCAACCCTTCAGAACTGTTCCCTCATTACCAGTCAAGACCTGTTGTCCATTTCTACTGCACAACCCGTGCTTGGAGAAATAGTTTCTACAAGTGGAGACCgtgtcagccacccctctgCACAAGTACATCAAGATTTTGTCAGAGAACACAGGTTAGTTCTGCAAGCCGTACCTGATGTCAAAGAGAATTTCTTACCTGATTCTGAGAATAAGGCAACTGGTAATTTAATGATGCTGGATTCAAAATCTAAGTATGTTATGAGTAACATGGTTGACACAGTTTGTGAAGAACTGGAAACGGACAAAAAAGAACTTGCCAAACTGCAGACAGTTCAGATGGATGAAGATATGCAAGACttgtaa
- the SIX1 gene encoding homeobox protein SIX1, translating into MSMLPSFGFTQEQVACVCEVLQQGGNLERLGRFLWSLPACDHLHKNESVLKAKAVVAFHRGNFRELYKILESHQFSPHNHPKLQQLWLKAHYVEAEKLRGRPLGAVGKYRVRRKFPLPRTIWDGEETSYCFKEKSRGVLREWYAHNPYPSPREKRELAEATGLTTTQVSNWFKNRRQRDRAAEAKERENTENNNAATNKPNQLSPLDGSKPLMSSSEEEFSPPQSPDQNSVLLLQGNLSHARSSGYSLSGLAASQTPHSLQSHQLQDSLLGPLTSSLVDLGS; encoded by the exons ATGTCGATGCTGCCGTCGTTTGGCTTCACGCAGGAGCAGGTCGCCTGCGTCTGCGAGGTGCTACAGCAAGGAGGGAACCTGGAAAGGTTGGGCCGGTTCCTCTGGTCGCTGCCGGCCTGCGACCACCTGCACAAGAACGAGAGCGTCCTGAAGGCCAAGGCCGTGGTGGCTTTCCACCGCGGCAACTTCCGCGAGCTCTACAAGATCCTGGAGAGCCACCAGTTCTCCCCCCACAACCACcccaagctgcagcagctctggctgaaGGCTCATTACGTGGAAGCCGAGAAACTGCGGGGCAGACCCTTGGGCGCCGTCGGCAAATACCGCGTCCGCCGAAAATTCCCTTTGCCCCGCACCATCTGGGACGGCGAGGAAACGAGTTACTGCTTCAAGGAGAAATCCCGGGGCGTGCTGCGGGAATGGTACGCCCACAACCCCTACCCGTCCCCCCGAGAGAAGCGGGAGTTGGCGGAAGCCACCGGTCTTACCACCACCCAGGTCAGCAACTGGTTCAAGAACCGGAGACAGCGGGACCGAGCGGCGGAGGCGAAGGAAAG GGAGAACACGGAAAACAACAACGCGGCCACCAACAAACCGAACCAACTCTCGCCTCTGGATGGGAGCAAACCCCTCATGTCCAGCTCCGAGGAAGAGTTTTCTCCTCCACAAAGCCCGGATCAGAACTCGGTCCTGCTCTTGCAGGGGAATCTCAGCCACGCCAGGAGCTCCGGCTACTCCCTGAGCGGCTTAGCCGCATCTCAGACCCCTCACAGCCTCCAAAGCCACCAGCTCCAGGACTCGCTGCTGGGACCCCTCACGTCCAGCCTGGTGGATCTGGGATCCTAA